A window of the Mesorhizobium opportunistum WSM2075 genome harbors these coding sequences:
- a CDS encoding indolepyruvate oxidoreductase subunit beta family protein, with translation MLDAVPPFRARPGAQDDERVIKLAVLAVGGQGGGVLADWITDVAERNGYVAQSTSVAGVAQRTGATIYYVEMARDTGRLPVFALSPSQGDVDILIAAELMEAGRAIIRGFVTPERTTLIASSHRIAAVSEKIEPGDGRASSSKVHGTAEAASKRFIAFDMEKIAADNGSMISASLLGALAGSDALPFTRETYEQAIGAGGRGVKASLAAFGAAFDRARGAAAPAPKPSEPAIVESALGAGRVSGPQSLLQGWQALAARIDLMPVAMRDMALRGLRKVVDYQDIAYGREYLDRLDKAIALDGAGHGHALSIAAAKHLANAMCYDDMIRVADLKTRSTRDKRVRREVGVKDGSILQVTEYFHPRIEEFCGTLPAGLGSYIENRPKLAAFLDRRINHGRRIRTDSFAGFAALWFIGGLRRWRRRLLRHQVELAHLERWYALALSHVPADYALAVEILNCRRLIKGYSDTHARAQSKFDRVLSALDLLKGRHDAADWIRRLREVALKDEKGDMLDGALKTVATLGPDPAPGTP, from the coding sequence ATGCTTGACGCTGTCCCACCCTTCCGAGCTCGCCCCGGCGCCCAGGATGACGAGCGCGTCATCAAGCTCGCAGTGCTGGCGGTCGGCGGCCAGGGCGGCGGCGTGCTCGCCGACTGGATCACCGACGTTGCCGAGCGCAATGGCTATGTCGCGCAATCGACCTCGGTCGCCGGCGTGGCGCAGCGCACCGGCGCCACCATCTACTATGTCGAAATGGCCCGCGACACCGGCCGCCTGCCGGTCTTCGCGCTGTCGCCATCGCAGGGCGATGTCGACATATTGATTGCCGCCGAACTGATGGAGGCCGGCCGCGCCATCATCCGTGGCTTCGTGACGCCAGAGCGCACCACGCTGATCGCCTCCTCGCACCGCATCGCCGCCGTGTCGGAAAAGATCGAGCCGGGCGACGGCCGGGCCTCGTCGTCCAAGGTGCATGGAACGGCGGAGGCCGCATCGAAGCGCTTCATCGCCTTCGACATGGAGAAGATCGCCGCCGACAACGGCTCGATGATCTCGGCCAGCCTGCTCGGTGCTCTGGCGGGGTCCGATGCTCTTCCGTTCACGCGCGAAACTTACGAGCAGGCGATCGGTGCCGGCGGCCGGGGCGTGAAAGCCAGCCTTGCCGCCTTTGGCGCCGCGTTTGACCGCGCGCGTGGCGCGGCGGCGCCTGCGCCAAAGCCGTCGGAGCCGGCGATTGTCGAATCCGCCCTGGGTGCAGGGCGCGTCAGTGGTCCGCAAAGCCTGCTACAGGGCTGGCAGGCCTTGGCCGCCCGCATCGACCTGATGCCAGTCGCCATGCGCGACATGGCGCTCCGGGGCCTGAGAAAGGTGGTCGACTACCAGGACATCGCCTACGGGCGCGAGTATCTCGACCGGCTGGACAAGGCCATCGCGCTGGACGGCGCCGGACATGGCCACGCTTTGTCGATCGCGGCGGCAAAGCATCTCGCCAACGCAATGTGCTACGACGACATGATCCGCGTCGCCGATCTGAAGACGCGCTCGACGCGCGATAAACGTGTGCGCCGCGAGGTCGGCGTCAAGGACGGCTCGATCCTGCAGGTGACCGAATATTTCCATCCGCGCATCGAGGAGTTCTGCGGCACGCTGCCGGCGGGGCTGGGCAGCTATATCGAGAACCGGCCGAAGCTTGCGGCCTTTCTCGATCGTCGCATCAACCACGGCCGCCGCATCCGCACCGACAGCTTTGCCGGCTTCGCGGCACTCTGGTTCATCGGCGGCCTGCGCCGCTGGCGCCGTCGCCTGCTGCGCCACCAGGTGGAACTTGCACATCTGGAACGCTGGTATGCATTGGCGCTCAGCCATGTACCGGCCGACTATGCGCTGGCCGTCGAGATCCTCAATTGTCGCCGGCTGATCAAGGGCTACAGCGACACCCACGCCCGCGCCCAGTCGAAATTCGACCGCGTGCTGTCGGCGCTCGACCTGCTCAAGGGCCGGCACGATGCCGCCGACTGGATCCGCCGCCTGCGCGAGGTGGCGCTGAAAGACGAAAAGGGCGACATGCTCGACGGCGCACTGAAGACGGTGGCGACGCTGGGGCCAGATCCGGCACCTGGGACGCCCTAA
- a CDS encoding indolepyruvate ferredoxin oxidoreductase subunit alpha — protein MAERSFAKEVEKLRLGAGEEFAGEGILAITKALLQCGVGYVGGYQGAPISHLMDVLADAQDILGELGVHFEASASEATATAMLAASVHYPIRGAATFKSTVGTNVASDALANLASGGVTGGALIIVGEDYGEGSSIMQERSHAFAMKSQVWLLDPRPNLPSIVKAVEDGFELSEISNTPVMLQVRIRCCHVHGHFIAKDNKRPPMTVADALEAPRRDTGRIVLPPASFLHEKEKIAKRWPAAVDFIARNRINEFFGSDHGSVGIVMQGGMYNSVIRALQRLGLSDTYGDADVPLYVLNAVYPLIDDEFLSFCEGKQAVLVVEEGQPNYIEQAFAAMLHKAGRGTRLVGKEHLPMAGEYTGQVMLDGIGAFLRAEAPHLLPGEVRAPNKVGDGVDTADLINVVPGRPPGFCIGCPERPIFAATKLVEQELGKHHIASDIGCHLFSIMPPFELGATTMGYGLGPASASAFNSPDAKRRSISFVGDGGFWHNGLTSSIGNAVFNKNDGVIVIVDNFYSAATGGQDILSSRAGNKTKSTKHPITEAVKGMGVKWLRHVDRTYDVGKMQDTLREALTTEEKGPKVIVASSECMLNRQRREKPLVDKAIKGGERVIKPKFGVDEDICTGDHACMRLSGCPSLSVKSLDDPLRDDPVASIDQNCVGCGNCGEVADAAVLCPSFYRADVVHNPSRWDRFLEASRRATIGLLQRRRESRRLTFADA, from the coding sequence ATGGCCGAACGGTCTTTTGCCAAGGAAGTCGAAAAGCTCAGGCTCGGCGCCGGCGAAGAATTCGCCGGCGAGGGCATTCTCGCCATCACCAAGGCGCTGCTGCAATGCGGCGTCGGCTATGTCGGCGGCTATCAGGGTGCGCCGATCAGCCATCTGATGGATGTACTGGCCGACGCGCAGGATATTTTGGGCGAACTCGGCGTCCATTTCGAGGCCAGCGCCTCGGAAGCCACCGCCACCGCCATGCTCGCGGCCTCGGTGCATTATCCGATCCGTGGCGCCGCGACCTTCAAGTCCACCGTCGGCACCAATGTCGCCTCCGATGCGCTGGCCAATCTGGCGTCCGGCGGCGTCACCGGCGGCGCGCTGATCATCGTCGGCGAGGATTATGGCGAGGGCTCCTCGATCATGCAGGAGCGCAGCCATGCCTTCGCCATGAAGAGCCAGGTCTGGCTGCTCGACCCGCGGCCCAATCTGCCGTCGATCGTCAAGGCGGTGGAGGACGGTTTTGAGCTGTCCGAAATCTCCAACACGCCGGTCATGCTGCAGGTCCGCATCCGCTGCTGCCACGTCCACGGCCATTTCATCGCCAAGGACAATAAGCGGCCGCCGATGACGGTGGCCGATGCGCTGGAAGCACCGCGCCGCGACACCGGCCGTATCGTGCTGCCCCCCGCCTCCTTCCTGCATGAAAAGGAGAAGATTGCGAAGCGCTGGCCGGCGGCGGTCGACTTCATCGCCAGGAACAGGATCAACGAGTTCTTCGGGTCGGACCATGGCTCGGTCGGCATCGTCATGCAGGGCGGCATGTACAATTCGGTCATCCGCGCGCTGCAGCGGCTCGGCCTTTCCGACACCTACGGCGACGCCGACGTGCCGCTCTATGTGCTCAACGCCGTCTATCCGCTGATCGACGACGAGTTTCTGTCGTTCTGCGAGGGCAAGCAGGCGGTGCTGGTCGTCGAGGAAGGCCAGCCCAATTACATCGAGCAGGCCTTTGCCGCCATGCTGCACAAGGCCGGGCGTGGCACCAGGCTGGTCGGCAAGGAACATCTGCCGATGGCCGGTGAATACACTGGCCAGGTCATGCTCGACGGCATCGGCGCCTTCTTGCGCGCCGAGGCGCCGCATCTTTTGCCGGGCGAAGTGCGCGCGCCCAACAAGGTCGGCGATGGCGTCGACACCGCGGACCTCATCAACGTCGTGCCGGGCCGTCCGCCGGGTTTCTGCATCGGTTGCCCGGAGCGGCCGATCTTCGCCGCGACCAAGTTGGTCGAGCAGGAGTTGGGCAAGCACCACATCGCTTCCGACATCGGCTGCCATTTGTTCTCGATCATGCCGCCTTTCGAATTGGGCGCCACCACCATGGGCTATGGGCTGGGGCCGGCCTCGGCCTCGGCCTTCAATTCGCCGGACGCCAAGCGCCGTTCGATCTCCTTCGTCGGCGATGGAGGCTTCTGGCACAACGGCTTGACCTCCTCGATCGGCAATGCGGTGTTCAACAAGAATGACGGCGTCATCGTCATCGTCGACAATTTCTATTCGGCAGCCACAGGCGGCCAGGACATCCTGTCGTCGCGCGCCGGCAACAAGACCAAGTCCACGAAACATCCGATCACCGAGGCGGTAAAAGGCATGGGCGTCAAATGGCTGCGCCATGTCGACCGCACCTACGATGTCGGCAAGATGCAGGACACGCTGCGCGAGGCGCTGACGACGGAGGAGAAGGGGCCGAAGGTTATCGTCGCCTCGTCCGAATGCATGCTCAACCGCCAACGCCGTGAAAAGCCGCTGGTCGACAAGGCGATCAAGGGCGGCGAGCGGGTGATAAAACCGAAGTTCGGCGTCGACGAGGACATCTGCACCGGCGACCATGCCTGCATGCGGCTCTCCGGCTGTCCGTCGCTGTCGGTGAAGTCGCTCGACGATCCGCTGCGCGACGATCCGGTGGCATCGATCGACCAGAACTGTGTTGGCTGCGGCAATTGCGGCGAGGTCGCCGATGCGGCGGTGCTGTGCCCGTCCTTCTACCGCGCCGATGTCGTGCACAATCCGAGCCGTTGGGACCGCTTCCTCGAAGCCAGCCGCCGCGCCACCATTGGCCTGTTGCAGCGCCGCCGCGAAAGCCGGCGGCTGACCTTCGCCGATGCTTGA
- a CDS encoding MarR family winged helix-turn-helix transcriptional regulator, whose product MEQKVAEKRQRISTLGQIGLQQFAPYLMNRIMGRYNATLRDDFRKQGLTIPQVRTLAVLSVTDGITVNDLSVYTVIEQSTLSRTLDTLEGQGLVRREQGVTDSRIRHVFLTDEGRAEFARAWPAMHDAFEAMFDDVDDAEYAALIATLQKMLKNIRKHDI is encoded by the coding sequence ATGGAACAGAAGGTCGCCGAAAAGCGCCAGCGCATCTCGACCCTCGGGCAAATCGGCCTGCAGCAATTCGCGCCCTACCTGATGAACCGCATCATGGGCCGCTACAACGCCACCTTGCGCGACGATTTCCGCAAGCAGGGCCTGACCATTCCGCAGGTCCGCACGCTTGCGGTGCTGTCGGTCACCGACGGCATCACCGTCAATGATCTTTCGGTCTATACGGTGATCGAGCAGTCGACCTTGAGCCGCACGCTCGACACGCTGGAAGGCCAAGGCCTCGTGCGGCGTGAGCAAGGCGTCACCGACAGCCGCATCCGCCATGTCTTCCTGACCGACGAGGGCCGCGCCGAGTTCGCCCGCGCCTGGCCGGCCATGCATGACGCGTTCGAGGCGATGTTCGACGATGTCGACGATGCCGAATATGCAGCCCTCATCGCCACGCTGCAGAAGATGCTGAAGAACATTCGCAAGCACGACATCTGA
- a CDS encoding phytoene desaturase family protein, with translation MKAPDHIIVGSGINALVCAAMLGGKGAKVLVLERNDRIGGCMRTEEITAPGFVHDVMATTFVLFITSPAFAALGADLARHGLEFCSTGTPTGVLRPDGSHAVLGTDRAANVAALNAIAAGDGDRHADDVGGIERNAGLLFGLLGGSLWSYPTAKLLAGDAWRRGPRGLGAFLGEALVPARGWLESTYQSETIRALWAPWVLHAGLGPEDAFSGQIAKVIAFALEAAGAPIVKGGAKNLLSAFEALITERGGVISTEADVASIILAGGRATGVRLASGETVHASKSVICSVTPTQLYGRLLGAEAPKVDIEATQKYRYGKGNFQIHYALDKPPAWRGNGLDKVALLHLTPGLDGVSKACNEAARGMLPEVPTICVGQPHALDPSRCPEGKAILWLQLPEAPRFIKGDAAGKLQAPADGQWTDALREAYADRAEAILASHIDGFKDSIIARRAYSPADLEAMNINLVGGDPYGGSSALDQSFLWRPFKTSRNHQTGIKNLYHIGASTHPGAGLGGGSGFLLAGRL, from the coding sequence ATGAAAGCCCCCGATCACATCATCGTCGGCAGCGGCATCAACGCGCTGGTCTGCGCGGCGATGCTGGGCGGCAAGGGCGCGAAGGTGCTGGTGCTCGAGCGCAACGACCGCATCGGCGGTTGCATGCGCACCGAGGAGATCACCGCGCCGGGCTTCGTCCACGATGTGATGGCGACGACCTTCGTGCTGTTCATCACCTCGCCGGCCTTTGCGGCATTGGGCGCCGATCTCGCCCGGCACGGCCTGGAATTCTGCAGCACCGGCACGCCGACCGGCGTGCTGCGGCCAGACGGCAGCCATGCCGTGCTCGGCACCGACCGCGCCGCCAACGTTGCCGCGCTCAACGCGATCGCGGCTGGTGACGGCGACCGCCACGCCGACGATGTCGGCGGCATCGAGCGCAATGCCGGCCTTTTGTTCGGCCTGCTCGGCGGCAGCCTGTGGTCCTACCCGACGGCGAAGCTGCTGGCCGGCGATGCCTGGCGGCGCGGTCCGCGTGGCCTTGGCGCCTTTCTCGGCGAAGCTTTGGTGCCGGCGCGCGGCTGGCTGGAAAGCACCTACCAGTCCGAGACCATCCGCGCGCTGTGGGCGCCCTGGGTGCTGCATGCCGGGCTCGGGCCTGAAGATGCGTTCTCCGGCCAGATCGCCAAGGTGATCGCCTTCGCGCTGGAAGCGGCCGGCGCGCCGATCGTCAAGGGCGGGGCGAAGAACCTGCTTTCGGCCTTCGAGGCGTTGATCACCGAACGCGGTGGCGTCATCTCCACCGAAGCCGACGTTGCCTCCATCATCCTGGCTGGCGGCCGCGCCACCGGCGTGCGGCTGGCCTCGGGCGAAACGGTCCACGCCAGCAAGAGCGTCATCTGCTCGGTGACGCCGACGCAACTCTACGGCCGGCTGCTCGGCGCGGAGGCGCCCAAGGTCGATATTGAGGCGACGCAGAAATATCGCTACGGCAAGGGCAATTTCCAGATCCACTACGCCCTCGACAAGCCGCCGGCATGGCGGGGCAATGGCTTGGACAAGGTGGCGCTGCTGCATCTGACGCCTGGACTGGACGGCGTATCGAAGGCCTGCAACGAGGCGGCGCGCGGCATGCTGCCGGAGGTGCCGACCATCTGCGTCGGCCAGCCGCATGCGCTCGACCCGTCGCGCTGCCCGGAGGGCAAGGCGATCCTGTGGCTGCAACTGCCAGAGGCGCCTCGCTTTATCAAGGGCGACGCCGCAGGCAAACTGCAGGCCCCGGCCGACGGGCAATGGACCGACGCGTTGCGCGAGGCCTATGCCGATCGCGCCGAAGCGATCCTCGCCAGCCATATCGACGGCTTCAAGGACAGCATCATCGCGCGCCGCGCCTATTCGCCGGCCGATCTCGAAGCGATGAACATCAATCTGGTCGGCGGCGATCCCTATGGCGGTTCGTCGGCCCTCGACCAGTCCTTCCTGTGGCGGCCGTTCAAGACCAGCCGCAACCATCAGACCGGCATCAAGAACCTCTACCATATCGGCGCCTCGACCCATCCGGGCGCCGGCCTTGGCGGCGGTTCCGGCTTTCTCCTGGCGGGGAGGCTGTGA
- a CDS encoding cyclase family protein produces the protein MDTQKLLGEVAGQLLSGAIRVVDLSAPLGPDTPLIKLPPELAVDTPKIEIHNISRYDKNGPWWAWNWLKLGEHSGTHFDAPQHWISGKDYPDGATDTIPAQNFVGPVNVIDCSKEAAADHDFLLTVDHIKAWEAEHGAINAGEWVVMRTDWYKRNGSEAEFLNANETGPHTPGPTAEAIQFLIGKNIKGWGSETIGTDAGKAGGMETPFPAHTLMHKANRYGLASLCNLDQLPPKGAILIAAPLKIEHGTGSPIRALALVSGK, from the coding sequence ATGGACACCCAAAAACTCCTCGGCGAGGTCGCCGGCCAGTTGCTTTCAGGCGCCATCAGGGTGGTCGACCTGTCGGCGCCGCTCGGGCCGGACACGCCCTTGATCAAGCTACCGCCGGAACTCGCCGTCGACACGCCGAAGATCGAAATCCACAACATCTCCCGCTATGACAAGAACGGCCCGTGGTGGGCATGGAACTGGCTGAAGCTCGGCGAGCATTCGGGTACGCATTTCGATGCGCCGCAGCATTGGATCAGCGGCAAGGACTATCCGGACGGCGCCACCGACACCATTCCGGCACAGAACTTCGTCGGCCCGGTCAATGTCATCGACTGCTCGAAGGAAGCCGCCGCCGACCATGATTTCCTGCTCACCGTCGACCACATCAAGGCATGGGAAGCCGAGCACGGCGCGATCAATGCCGGCGAATGGGTGGTGATGCGCACCGACTGGTACAAGCGCAACGGCTCTGAAGCCGAGTTCCTCAACGCCAACGAGACCGGCCCGCACACGCCCGGCCCGACGGCCGAAGCCATCCAGTTCCTGATCGGCAAGAACATCAAGGGCTGGGGCTCGGAGACGATCGGCACCGATGCCGGCAAGGCCGGCGGCATGGAAACGCCATTCCCGGCGCATACGCTGATGCACAAGGCCAACCGCTACGGGCTGGCCAGCCTTTGCAATCTCGACCAGTTGCCGCCGAAAGGCGCCATCCTGATCGCCGCGCCGCTGAAAATCGAGCACGGCACCGGCAGCCCGATCCGCGCCCTGGCGCTGGTGTCGGGAAAATAG
- a CDS encoding phytoene desaturase family protein, with amino-acid sequence MSEFDAIFVGAGHNSLACAAHLALKGWKTGIFERSAAIGGAVQTREYTLPGFRHDFGAMNLSLFAGSAFHRKYANELKAQRLEFAPVADCFASAFPDGRWFGVSNDLEKTASRMAAFSAADAAAWRRLVAAFPAEAEHLFRLLGSPMSARALAGTAWTLWRKKGIAGALDTGRLLLSSPRAWLEENFESPHVRATLATWGMHLDFAPDIAGGAVFPYLESMANQSFGMVLGKGGADTIIRALSGMVTSAGGRIVTGAEVAEITVSAGKATGVRLASGETHAATKAVIAGVAPKALTGKLLANGSGDSGFDTAMQKFRHAPGTMMIHLALDDLPDWRAGSELRQFAYVHLSPSLDAMSRTYQQAMAGMLPDEPVLVVGQPTAIDSSRAPQGKHVLWVQVRMLPAEILGDAAGKIAPAHWDQIKDVYADRVLDIIETYAPGLRSKILGRAVFSPIDLERENPNLVGGDQVCGSHHLAQNFLFRPAHGYAGWNTPVANLHLTGAATWPGAGTGAASGFMLAQQLGGR; translated from the coding sequence GTGAGCGAGTTCGACGCCATCTTTGTCGGGGCGGGCCACAACAGTCTGGCATGCGCCGCGCATCTGGCGCTCAAAGGCTGGAAAACCGGGATTTTCGAGCGCAGCGCAGCAATCGGCGGCGCCGTCCAGACGCGCGAGTATACGCTTCCAGGCTTCCGTCATGATTTCGGCGCGATGAATCTCAGCCTGTTCGCCGGCTCCGCCTTCCACCGAAAATATGCAAATGAATTGAAAGCCCAAAGGCTGGAGTTCGCGCCGGTCGCCGACTGTTTCGCCAGCGCCTTTCCGGACGGACGCTGGTTCGGCGTCAGCAACGACCTGGAGAAAACCGCGAGCCGCATGGCCGCCTTCTCCGCCGCCGATGCAGCAGCATGGCGCAGGCTGGTTGCCGCCTTCCCGGCCGAGGCCGAGCATCTTTTCCGGCTGCTGGGCTCGCCGATGAGCGCCCGCGCACTGGCCGGCACGGCGTGGACCCTGTGGCGCAAGAAGGGCATTGCCGGCGCGCTCGACACTGGCCGGCTGCTGTTGTCCTCACCCCGCGCCTGGCTTGAGGAAAACTTCGAGTCGCCGCATGTGCGGGCGACGCTCGCCACCTGGGGCATGCATCTCGACTTCGCGCCGGACATCGCCGGCGGCGCCGTCTTTCCCTATCTGGAATCGATGGCCAACCAGAGCTTCGGCATGGTGCTCGGCAAGGGCGGCGCCGACACCATCATCCGGGCGCTCTCGGGCATGGTCACCTCCGCCGGCGGCAGGATCGTCACCGGCGCCGAGGTGGCGGAAATCACGGTTTCAGCCGGCAAGGCGACCGGTGTGCGGCTCGCTTCGGGTGAAACGCATGCAGCCACCAAGGCGGTCATCGCCGGCGTCGCGCCCAAGGCGCTGACCGGCAAGCTGCTGGCGAACGGTTCGGGCGATAGCGGCTTCGACACGGCGATGCAGAAATTCCGCCATGCGCCGGGCACGATGATGATCCACCTGGCGCTCGACGACTTGCCGGACTGGCGCGCGGGATCAGAACTTCGGCAGTTCGCCTATGTGCATCTGTCGCCGTCGCTCGACGCCATGTCGCGCACCTACCAGCAGGCGATGGCAGGCATGCTGCCGGACGAACCGGTGCTGGTCGTCGGCCAGCCTACAGCGATCGATTCGTCGCGCGCGCCCCAGGGCAAGCATGTGCTGTGGGTGCAGGTGCGCATGCTGCCCGCCGAAATCCTCGGCGATGCCGCCGGCAAGATCGCGCCCGCGCATTGGGACCAGATCAAGGATGTCTACGCCGACCGGGTGCTCGACATCATAGAGACCTATGCGCCCGGCCTGCGGAGTAAAATCCTCGGCCGGGCGGTGTTTTCGCCCATCGATCTCGAACGCGAGAACCCGAACCTCGTCGGTGGCGACCAGGTCTGCGGCAGCCACCATCTGGCGCAGAACTTTTTGTTCCGCCCGGCACACGGCTATGCCGGCTGGAACACGCCGGTCGCCAATTTGCATCTCACCGGAGCCGCGACATGGCCGGGCGCGGGCACCGGTGCGGCCTCGGGCTTCATGCTCGCGCAACAGCTTGGCGGGAGGTAG
- a CDS encoding ABC transporter substrate-binding protein gives MTINRRELLGYSAAALGVAAVGLPQIAKAAAGELTIAYNVNLPSWDPTTGPSAVNPTIQGLYQSVFDQFIPQKPDLSFAPGLLTEWGWNDDRTKVMMTVREGVKWHDGSPFTPEDVVWSLQRAGDEKTGNPIQFVWKNVNNFKIDGNKITGDVVQFDPVYFKWMSFLTGYILPKAYYEKVGAEGFEKAPIGTGPYMVEKFERNAFLRLKANPTYWGGKPAFENVTIKFVADAASRVAEIESGSSQVTLEIPYEEYDRLIAKEGLAGSCKPVSDIGMIFFNDIEAMLDKNVRQAAVMAVDKELLVKRLLRGYGQPIATLETPEYTAFDASIKVEHNSEKAKELLAASGYSPEKPVKFTIQTTKGFKPKDYEMIQAIVGMWRKVGIEATIEVYEIAKHYELRAADKLAPAAFYNWGNAIGDPTTSTGFAMYGPSPHSVWDSQDLIDMINPLWGEKDEAKRIAGWKAVDKYIAEQAYVLPLMQYAQPIVHAKGVNVVQHVSGALLPALMTPA, from the coding sequence ATGACAATCAACAGACGCGAATTGCTGGGATACAGTGCCGCGGCACTCGGGGTGGCCGCCGTCGGCCTGCCACAGATCGCCAAGGCTGCCGCCGGCGAACTGACCATCGCCTATAACGTCAACCTACCGTCCTGGGATCCGACGACCGGACCCTCGGCGGTCAACCCGACGATCCAGGGCCTCTACCAGTCGGTGTTCGACCAGTTCATCCCGCAGAAGCCGGACCTGTCCTTCGCGCCGGGCCTGCTCACCGAATGGGGCTGGAACGACGACCGCACCAAGGTGATGATGACGGTGCGCGAAGGCGTCAAATGGCATGACGGCTCGCCCTTCACGCCCGAGGACGTGGTGTGGTCGCTGCAGCGGGCGGGCGACGAAAAGACCGGCAACCCGATCCAGTTCGTCTGGAAGAACGTCAACAACTTCAAGATCGACGGCAACAAGATCACCGGCGATGTCGTGCAGTTCGACCCGGTCTATTTCAAATGGATGTCGTTCCTGACCGGCTACATCCTGCCCAAGGCCTATTACGAGAAGGTAGGCGCCGAAGGTTTCGAGAAAGCGCCGATCGGCACCGGCCCCTACATGGTCGAGAAGTTCGAGCGCAATGCCTTCCTGCGGCTGAAGGCTAATCCGACCTACTGGGGCGGCAAGCCGGCCTTCGAGAATGTGACGATCAAGTTCGTCGCCGATGCGGCGAGCCGCGTCGCCGAGATCGAGTCCGGCTCCTCGCAGGTGACGCTCGAAATCCCCTATGAGGAGTATGACCGGCTGATCGCCAAGGAGGGACTTGCCGGCTCGTGCAAGCCGGTTTCCGACATTGGCATGATCTTCTTCAACGACATTGAAGCGATGCTGGACAAGAATGTCCGCCAAGCCGCCGTCATGGCGGTGGACAAGGAGCTTCTGGTCAAGCGGCTACTGCGGGGCTATGGCCAGCCGATCGCTACGCTGGAGACACCGGAGTATACGGCCTTCGACGCCTCGATCAAGGTCGAGCACAATTCGGAAAAGGCCAAGGAATTGCTGGCAGCCTCGGGCTATTCGCCCGAGAAGCCGGTCAAGTTCACCATCCAGACGACCAAGGGCTTCAAGCCCAAGGACTATGAGATGATCCAGGCGATCGTCGGCATGTGGCGCAAGGTCGGCATCGAGGCGACGATCGAGGTCTACGAAATCGCCAAGCACTATGAATTGCGCGCCGCCGACAAGCTGGCGCCAGCCGCCTTCTACAATTGGGGCAATGCCATCGGCGACCCAACCACTTCGACCGGCTTTGCCATGTATGGCCCGAGCCCGCATTCCGTGTGGGACAGCCAGGACCTGATCGACATGATCAACCCGCTATGGGGCGAGAAGGACGAAGCCAAGCGCATTGCCGGCTGGAAGGCGGTCGACAAATACATCGCCGAGCAGGCCTATGTGCTGCCGCTGATGCAGTACGCGCAGCCGATCGTGCATGCCAAGGGCGTCAACGTGGTCCAGCATGTGTCCGGCGCCCTTTTGCCGGCCTTGATGACCCCGGCCTGA
- a CDS encoding ABC transporter permease: protein MLLQRFLIRLLTMLITLFGVAVVVFVVIRVAPGDPIAMMLPPGATDADIARLRALYGLDKTIVQQFFIWLSGVARGDFGTSISLRQDVLGLVFNRLPATLELAIVALVMAVALGGTTAVLGARERGTAVEAGIDIASGAALSIPDFLWGLVLILLFGVLVPIFDISGRVSPQLDLPFVTQFYLFESILRLRFDLTWDLLKHMLMPAVALALPLAAIISQLLKQSLKEVLDLDYVVLARVKGFSETQVILREALKNAALPTLTLVGVQFTFLIGGTVIVERLFSYEGLGNMAIDAVINRDLPLIQGIVLVFALLFVLINLSVDMMYALLNPRLRHG, encoded by the coding sequence ATGCTCCTGCAACGTTTCCTGATCCGTCTTTTGACGATGCTGATCACGCTGTTCGGCGTGGCCGTCGTCGTGTTCGTCGTGATCCGCGTCGCGCCCGGCGATCCGATCGCGATGATGCTGCCGCCCGGCGCGACCGATGCCGACATTGCCCGGCTGCGGGCGCTCTATGGGCTCGACAAGACGATCGTGCAGCAATTCTTCATCTGGCTGTCCGGCGTGGCCCGGGGCGATTTCGGCACCTCGATTTCGCTCAGGCAAGATGTGCTCGGCCTTGTCTTCAACCGGCTGCCGGCGACGCTGGAACTCGCCATCGTCGCGCTCGTCATGGCGGTGGCGCTCGGCGGCACGACGGCGGTCCTCGGCGCTCGTGAACGCGGCACCGCGGTCGAGGCCGGCATCGACATCGCCAGCGGGGCGGCACTGTCCATTCCCGACTTCCTGTGGGGCCTGGTGTTGATCCTTTTGTTCGGCGTGCTGGTGCCGATCTTCGACATTTCCGGCCGCGTGTCGCCGCAGCTCGACCTGCCCTTCGTCACCCAGTTCTATCTGTTCGAGAGCATTTTACGCCTGCGTTTCGACCTGACCTGGGACCTGCTGAAGCACATGCTGATGCCGGCTGTGGCGCTGGCGTTGCCGCTGGCGGCGATCATCTCGCAGCTGCTGAAGCAGTCGCTGAAGGAAGTGCTCGACCTCGACTATGTCGTGCTGGCGCGGGTGAAGGGGTTTTCGGAAACGCAGGTCATTCTGCGAGAGGCGCTGAAGAACGCGGCTTTGCCGACGCTGACCCTGGTCGGCGTGCAGTTCACCTTCCTGATCGGCGGCACGGTCATCGTCGAACGGCTGTTTTCCTATGAGGGCCTCGGCAATATGGCGATCGACGCCGTCATCAATCGCGACCTGCCGCTGATCCAGGGTATCGTGCTGGTCTTCGCGCTGCTGTTCGTGCTGATCAACCTTTCCGTCGACATGATGTATGCGCTGCTCAATCCGAGGCTGCGCCATGGATGA